In Phyllobacterium zundukense, one DNA window encodes the following:
- the moaD gene encoding molybdopterin converting factor subunit 1 gives MTKLVYFAWVRERIGKGEEYLDLEPSIVTVGDLLAHLKTRGEEYEAAFEYQDVIRVAINQEHVDHDAPIKGAHEIALFPPMTGG, from the coding sequence ATGACCAAACTCGTCTATTTCGCATGGGTGCGAGAGCGGATCGGCAAGGGCGAGGAATATCTCGATCTGGAGCCATCGATCGTGACCGTCGGCGACCTGCTGGCGCATCTGAAGACGCGCGGCGAAGAATATGAAGCGGCGTTTGAATATCAGGATGTGATCCGCGTTGCGATCAATCAGGAACATGTGGATCACGATGCACCGATCAAGGGTGCCCATGAAATCGCGCTCTTCCCGCCGATGACCGGGGGATGA
- a CDS encoding GNAT family N-acetyltransferase, protein MAIDERDLKADPEIVGIWVEGWALTRQVAAPVFENGGYRIEVGLPDQKRRHVFPAYSDHVRQHADSIAEPSIFLKVCAPPEIVRANLPPPWRIESPGFMMLLSGPMQGGPASLPDGYVFDHQQHAGVTIVNILDGGGEIAATGRIAFPGELAVYDRIRTHDNHRRKGLGRALMKQLETLSHEKGIRRAALVATPDGRALYETLGWQLHSLYTTAVIPAVSEG, encoded by the coding sequence ATGGCAATTGATGAACGCGATTTGAAGGCCGATCCTGAGATTGTCGGGATTTGGGTCGAGGGATGGGCGCTGACACGGCAGGTGGCAGCGCCCGTTTTCGAGAATGGTGGCTATCGCATCGAAGTCGGTTTGCCGGACCAGAAGCGGCGGCATGTGTTTCCGGCCTATTCCGATCACGTCCGTCAACATGCGGATTCTATCGCCGAGCCGTCCATTTTCCTGAAAGTCTGCGCGCCACCGGAAATTGTCCGGGCCAATCTGCCGCCACCTTGGCGTATTGAATCGCCGGGCTTCATGATGCTGCTCTCCGGGCCGATGCAGGGTGGTCCTGCTTCCCTGCCGGATGGATATGTCTTCGATCATCAGCAGCACGCCGGCGTCACCATCGTGAATATACTCGATGGGGGCGGGGAGATTGCAGCGACGGGACGGATCGCTTTTCCGGGTGAGCTTGCCGTCTATGACCGGATTCGTACGCACGATAACCATCGCCGCAAGGGGCTTGGACGAGCGCTCATGAAGCAGCTTGAAACGCTTTCACATGAAAAAGGCATACGTCGTGCGGCGCTGGTGGCAACCCCAGATGGCCGGGCACTGTATGAGACGCTTGGCTGGCAGTTGCACTCGCTTTACACCACGGCCGTCATTCCAGCGGTGTCCGAGGGTTGA
- a CDS encoding helix-turn-helix transcriptional regulator — protein MLYSLKVAGSQTAAALADRLGVTPVAVRQMLARLNEDGLVGFEDSRESVGRPKRFWHLTDAGNGQFPDNHAGLTADILASVSAVFGDAGLDRLISHRETATLNQYRAALEPIDSIEAKVEHLAEIRSAEGYMAETRREANGDLILIENHCPICVAAKACQKLCRSELDVFQAALGPDVEIKRFEHILKGARRCAYRITEKQPGSSQLAMKL, from the coding sequence ATGCTCTATTCGCTCAAGGTTGCCGGGTCGCAGACAGCGGCAGCCCTTGCTGACCGCCTGGGTGTTACGCCTGTGGCTGTGCGGCAAATGCTGGCTCGCCTCAACGAAGATGGTCTCGTTGGCTTTGAAGACAGCCGCGAGAGCGTTGGACGGCCAAAGCGTTTCTGGCATTTGACCGACGCTGGAAATGGACAATTTCCCGACAATCATGCTGGACTGACAGCGGACATACTGGCATCCGTTTCGGCAGTTTTTGGTGATGCAGGGTTGGATCGTCTTATCTCGCATCGTGAAACCGCAACGCTCAATCAATACCGCGCAGCACTTGAGCCCATCGACTCCATCGAGGCGAAAGTCGAGCATCTTGCGGAAATTCGCTCGGCGGAAGGCTACATGGCTGAAACCAGGCGCGAAGCGAACGGTGATCTCATTCTGATCGAGAATCATTGCCCGATCTGCGTTGCGGCAAAGGCCTGCCAGAAGCTATGCCGCTCGGAGCTCGATGTATTTCAGGCGGCGCTCGGACCGGATGTCGAGATCAAGCGGTTCGAGCATATTCTGAAAGGCGCACGGCGCTGCGCCTATCGCATCACCGAAAAGCAACCGGGTAGTTCTCAGCTGGCGATGAAACTGTAG
- a CDS encoding ABC-F family ATP-binding cassette domain-containing protein, translating into MLILDDISVRMAGRLLIDHASLNLPSGTKAGLVGRNGAGKSTLFKVITGELHAETGDFFLPKNIRIGQVAQEAPGTEDSLMEIVLAADQERTALLAEAETATDPHRIADIHIRLADIDAHSAEARAGSILSGLGFDAEAQKRPASSFSGGWRMRVALAAVLFAEPDLLLLDEPTNYLDLEGTLWLEDYVRRYPHTVILISHDRDLLNSAVNSIIHLDQTKLTLWQGNYDQFERLRSEALELQQKQRTKQEAHRKHMEAFVERFRAKASKAKQAQSRLKALQKLKPISAVIEDHVQPFHFPEPEKVVASPIIAVESGEVGYTPGKPVLRHLNLRIDADDRIALLGSNGNGKSTLAKLIGGRLPLQSGRLTVAPNLKISFFAQHQLDDLIPEDNAIEHVRKLMPDAPEAKVRARVAKMGLATVKMNTAAKDLSGGEKARLLMGLATFQGPNLLILDEPTNHLDIDSREALMHALNDFDGAVILIAHDRHLIEATMDRLWLVRDGGVAPYDGDLDAYRSLVLADAKAERAGSGKAIADEGPRLTKAEQRKLAAQKREALKPLQKKIQEAEAQVHRFQKKIDTLQKQLADPVIYTREPAKATQIGKEIGYAKSSLARAEEEWLTLSGEYEEAMTELAQ; encoded by the coding sequence ATGCTTATTCTCGACGACATATCCGTGCGTATGGCCGGCCGCCTGCTGATCGATCACGCCAGCCTGAACCTGCCATCCGGCACGAAGGCCGGCCTGGTCGGGCGCAACGGCGCGGGCAAATCGACGCTGTTCAAGGTGATCACCGGCGAGCTTCACGCGGAAACCGGCGATTTCTTCCTGCCGAAGAATATCCGCATCGGCCAGGTGGCACAGGAAGCGCCGGGTACCGAAGACTCGCTGATGGAAATCGTGCTTGCCGCGGATCAGGAACGCACGGCGCTTCTGGCCGAGGCCGAGACAGCGACGGACCCGCACCGCATTGCCGACATCCATATCCGCCTCGCCGATATCGATGCGCATTCGGCAGAAGCACGCGCTGGCTCGATCCTTTCCGGTCTTGGCTTCGACGCGGAGGCGCAAAAGCGCCCTGCCTCATCCTTTTCGGGCGGCTGGCGCATGCGCGTCGCCCTGGCTGCGGTTCTCTTTGCCGAACCCGATCTTTTGCTCCTCGACGAGCCTACCAATTATCTCGATCTCGAAGGGACGCTGTGGCTGGAAGATTATGTGCGGCGCTATCCGCACACGGTCATCCTCATCAGCCATGACCGCGACCTTCTGAACTCGGCCGTCAATTCGATCATTCATCTGGATCAGACAAAGCTGACGCTCTGGCAGGGCAATTACGACCAGTTCGAGCGGTTGCGCAGCGAAGCGCTGGAATTGCAGCAGAAGCAGCGCACCAAGCAGGAAGCGCATCGCAAGCATATGGAGGCGTTCGTCGAGCGCTTCCGCGCCAAGGCGTCCAAGGCCAAGCAAGCACAGTCGCGCCTGAAGGCCCTGCAGAAGCTCAAGCCGATTTCCGCGGTGATCGAAGATCACGTTCAACCCTTCCATTTTCCGGAGCCGGAAAAGGTCGTGGCATCGCCGATCATCGCTGTTGAAAGCGGTGAAGTCGGTTATACGCCTGGCAAGCCGGTGCTCAGACATCTCAATCTGCGCATCGATGCGGATGATCGCATCGCGCTGCTTGGCTCGAACGGCAATGGTAAGTCGACGCTGGCCAAGTTGATCGGCGGTCGCCTGCCTTTGCAAAGTGGCCGGTTGACCGTGGCGCCGAACCTGAAGATTTCGTTTTTCGCCCAGCACCAGCTCGACGACCTGATTCCCGAAGACAATGCGATCGAACACGTGCGTAAATTGATGCCGGACGCGCCGGAAGCCAAAGTTCGTGCCCGCGTTGCGAAAATGGGGCTGGCGACCGTCAAGATGAACACGGCCGCGAAAGATCTTTCCGGCGGTGAAAAGGCGCGGCTGCTGATGGGCCTCGCAACCTTCCAGGGCCCAAACCTGCTGATCCTCGACGAGCCGACCAACCATCTCGACATCGACAGCCGTGAAGCGCTGATGCATGCGCTGAACGATTTCGATGGCGCGGTCATCCTCATCGCTCACGACAGGCATCTGATCGAAGCGACCATGGACCGGCTGTGGCTGGTGCGTGATGGCGGCGTTGCGCCTTATGATGGCGATCTCGATGCCTATCGCTCACTGGTTCTGGCCGACGCCAAGGCCGAACGGGCTGGCAGCGGCAAGGCTATTGCTGACGAAGGTCCGAGGCTGACAAAGGCCGAGCAGCGCAAGCTGGCAGCACAGAAGCGCGAAGCCCTGAAGCCCCTGCAGAAGAAGATCCAGGAAGCCGAGGCGCAAGTGCACCGCTTCCAGAAGAAGATCGATACGCTGCAGAAACAGCTCGCTGACCCGGTCATTTACACGCGCGAACCAGCCAAGGCGACGCAGATCGGCAAGGAAATCGGCTATGCCAAGTCTTCCCTCGCCCGCGCTGAAGAAGAGTGGCTGACGCTTTCGGGCGAGTATGAAGAAGCGATGACGGAACTGGCGCAGTAG
- a CDS encoding META domain-containing protein has translation MNRIAIGSLVIGFVAVLVLLVLSFSARGDELRDVTWLAEDINGAGVIDYAQTTLLIKADGSASGSGGCNRFMTSATISGSQLTFKPAAGTRMMCAAAVMDQEQKFFSALEQTRSYTIEAATGKLFLHDEAGKIIARLAREK, from the coding sequence ATGAATCGTATTGCCATTGGATCACTCGTCATCGGCTTTGTCGCAGTGCTCGTATTGCTGGTCCTGTCTTTTTCCGCCCGGGGCGACGAGCTCAGGGATGTGACCTGGCTGGCCGAGGATATCAATGGCGCAGGCGTGATCGACTATGCGCAGACGACGCTGCTCATCAAGGCCGACGGATCGGCGAGCGGCTCTGGCGGATGCAATCGTTTCATGACAAGCGCGACGATTTCTGGATCGCAGCTCACTTTCAAGCCCGCAGCTGGAACACGCATGATGTGCGCGGCGGCAGTGATGGACCAGGAACAGAAATTCTTCTCGGCGCTGGAGCAGACACGTTCCTACACAATCGAAGCTGCCACTGGAAAGCTGTTCCTGCACGATGAAGCCGGGAAAATCATCGCCCGCCTGGCTCGAGAGAAATAG
- a CDS encoding GNAT family N-acetyltransferase gives MADQAAPFPTILTARLRLRQFEPQDDIGLHACLGDQNLMRYWDFTACETIQETRRWVRILAKTTATHESVAWAVADSKSDECIGMVNYHHREARKRRLEIGYILNTKWHGRGLMSEAVQGLMMHCVDNLKTHRITAIIHPDNAPSIRLVTRLGFECEGGPLRDYWRVGNNYMSPMLYSFIAS, from the coding sequence ATGGCAGATCAAGCAGCCCCTTTTCCGACGATTCTCACTGCGCGATTGCGTCTGCGCCAGTTCGAGCCCCAGGATGATATCGGTCTGCATGCCTGCCTCGGCGATCAAAATCTGATGCGCTACTGGGATTTCACCGCTTGCGAGACCATTCAGGAAACCCGGCGCTGGGTGCGGATTCTTGCCAAGACGACGGCGACCCATGAATCGGTCGCCTGGGCCGTTGCTGACAGCAAATCCGATGAATGCATTGGCATGGTCAACTATCACCATCGCGAGGCACGCAAACGCAGGCTGGAAATCGGCTACATCCTCAACACGAAATGGCACGGGCGCGGCCTGATGAGCGAAGCAGTCCAGGGGTTGATGATGCACTGCGTCGATAATCTGAAAACACACCGCATCACTGCGATCATCCATCCAGACAATGCGCCCTCGATAAGGCTCGTGACACGACTCGGATTCGAATGTGAGGGCGGGCCGCTGCGCGACTATTGGCGTGTCGGAAACAATTATATGAGCCCGATGCTCTACAGTTTCATCGCCAGCTGA
- a CDS encoding glutathione S-transferase family protein produces the protein MGIILHELVGADKNRPFSPHCWKTVMSLAHKGLPFDRNTISFKDIPQLENGYSAKVPIIRDGEKVVADSFEIALYLEDHYPDRPSLFKGAGGRAMARFVEGWSQMTIHPYMNVVILMPVHDLLDAPNQAYFRESREKIFGRKLEDVAAERDAKREAFTKSLEPMRKMLVSQPFIGGEGPLFSDYIVFGAFQWARVLTPYKLLDGSDPVHDWFERCLDLHGGIARQIGAA, from the coding sequence ATGGGAATCATTCTGCACGAACTCGTCGGCGCCGACAAAAACCGTCCATTCAGCCCGCATTGCTGGAAAACGGTCATGTCATTGGCCCACAAGGGGCTCCCCTTTGACCGCAATACGATTTCCTTCAAGGATATTCCGCAGCTCGAGAACGGCTATTCCGCCAAGGTCCCGATCATACGAGACGGAGAAAAGGTCGTGGCGGATTCCTTTGAAATTGCGCTCTATCTGGAGGACCACTATCCGGACCGCCCGTCGCTGTTCAAGGGCGCGGGCGGCCGCGCCATGGCCCGCTTTGTCGAGGGCTGGTCGCAGATGACCATCCATCCCTATATGAATGTGGTGATCCTCATGCCGGTGCACGACCTGCTTGATGCGCCGAACCAGGCCTATTTCCGCGAGAGCCGCGAGAAGATCTTTGGCCGCAAACTGGAGGATGTCGCTGCCGAGCGCGATGCAAAGCGCGAAGCCTTCACCAAAAGCCTCGAGCCCATGCGCAAGATGCTCGTGTCGCAGCCGTTTATCGGCGGGGAAGGGCCGCTATTTAGCGACTACATCGTTTTCGGCGCCTTTCAGTGGGCTCGGGTTCTGACACCATATAAATTGCTGGATGGAAGCGATCCGGTGCATGACTGGTTCGAGCGCTGTCTCGATCTGCATGGTGGCATCGCGCGCCAGATCGGCGCTGCTTAG
- the pgsA gene encoding CDP-diacylglycerol--glycerol-3-phosphate 3-phosphatidyltransferase, producing the protein MPRNNAYSLPNILTYARIIAVPLVVLCFFLEGRLQSSDAARWSALAIFLIASITDFFDGYLARIWQQTSTIGRMLDPIADKLLVSACLLLLAADGTIAGWTLWAAIIILCREILVSGLREYLAELKVSVPVSRLAKWKTTIQMIAVAFLLAGPAGDEIIPIITISGIILLWIAALITLYTGWDYFRAGLKHVVD; encoded by the coding sequence ATGCCCAGAAACAACGCCTATTCGCTGCCGAATATCCTGACTTATGCACGTATTATCGCGGTACCGCTTGTGGTCCTGTGCTTTTTCCTGGAAGGCCGCCTGCAATCGAGCGATGCGGCCCGCTGGAGTGCTCTTGCGATATTCCTCATCGCAAGCATCACGGATTTCTTTGACGGCTATCTGGCGCGAATCTGGCAACAGACGTCGACAATTGGCCGCATGCTGGACCCGATAGCCGACAAATTGCTGGTCTCGGCCTGCCTGTTGCTCCTGGCGGCGGATGGAACGATCGCCGGCTGGACGCTTTGGGCAGCGATCATCATTCTTTGCCGGGAAATCCTGGTTTCGGGCCTGCGCGAATATCTGGCGGAACTCAAGGTTAGCGTACCGGTGAGCCGGCTTGCCAAGTGGAAGACCACAATTCAGATGATTGCCGTTGCATTTCTGCTGGCGGGCCCTGCCGGCGACGAGATCATTCCGATTATTACGATATCCGGCATCATTCTGTTGTGGATCGCCGCCTTGATTACGCTGTACACTGGTTGGGATTATTTCCGGGCCGGGCTGAAACACGTGGTGGACTGA
- a CDS encoding DNA polymerase III subunit chi: MTEILFYHLTESTLENALPGLVERSLARQWKVVIQTGSEERRDSLDNHLWTWSDASFLAHATDQEPHPEEQPIILTTGDGNPNGATVRFLVDGAEPQNVEAYERLVLMFDGHDQQQLEQARAQWKLLKAQGHTLTYWQQNAEGRWEKKA, encoded by the coding sequence ATGACCGAAATCCTCTTCTATCACCTGACTGAATCGACGCTGGAAAACGCGCTGCCCGGTCTGGTTGAACGCTCGCTGGCCCGTCAATGGAAAGTGGTCATTCAGACTGGTTCGGAGGAGCGGCGAGACAGTCTCGACAACCATCTGTGGACCTGGTCCGATGCCTCCTTTCTGGCTCACGCCACCGATCAGGAGCCTCACCCCGAAGAACAGCCCATCATCCTGACAACCGGTGACGGCAATCCGAATGGTGCGACTGTGCGCTTCCTCGTCGATGGCGCGGAACCGCAAAATGTCGAGGCCTATGAGCGGCTCGTACTTATGTTCGACGGTCATGACCAGCAACAGCTGGAGCAGGCGAGGGCACAGTGGAAACTGTTGAAAGCGCAGGGCCATACGCTAACCTACTGGCAGCAAAATGCCGAAGGGCGGTGGGAAAAGAAGGCTTGA
- the ndk gene encoding nucleoside-diphosphate kinase, which translates to MAIERTFSMIKPDATRRNLTGAITQKFEESGLRVVASKRVWMSRREAEGFYAVHKERPFFGELVDSMSSGPTIVQVLEGENAIARNREIMGATNPANADEGTIRKTFALSIGENSVHGSDAPETAAEEIAYWFSGTEIVG; encoded by the coding sequence ATGGCAATTGAACGCACTTTTTCGATGATCAAGCCCGACGCTACCCGTCGTAACCTCACCGGCGCCATCACCCAGAAGTTCGAAGAGTCTGGCCTTCGCGTCGTTGCTTCCAAGCGCGTCTGGATGAGCCGCCGCGAGGCTGAAGGCTTCTACGCAGTGCACAAAGAACGTCCGTTCTTCGGCGAGCTGGTTGACTCCATGTCCTCGGGCCCGACGATCGTTCAGGTCCTCGAAGGCGAGAACGCCATTGCCCGCAACCGTGAAATCATGGGCGCGACCAACCCGGCCAATGCCGACGAAGGCACGATCCGCAAGACTTTTGCTCTCTCCATCGGCGAGAACTCGGTTCACGGCTCCGATGCCCCTGAGACTGCTGCGGAAGAAATCGCCTACTGGTTCTCCGGCACCGAAATCGTTGGCTGA
- a CDS encoding DinB family protein, producing MEQHFRMFAAYNRWANERLYAAAASLDDEEYRRDMHAFFSSLHGTLNHLLVTDRIWLHRFTGEGDAPKALDAILFHKLEELKAAREKEDARILTWINGLDSAAIAGRFTYTTISDMRTISQRLAPALAHLFNHQTHHRGQAHAILTALGKAAPSFDLIQFQRTEEGRPYS from the coding sequence ATGGAACAGCATTTTCGTATGTTTGCTGCCTACAATCGCTGGGCCAACGAACGGCTTTATGCAGCAGCAGCCAGCCTCGACGACGAAGAATACCGGCGTGACATGCACGCATTCTTTTCATCCCTGCACGGAACGCTGAACCATCTGCTTGTGACCGATCGCATCTGGCTGCATCGCTTCACCGGTGAGGGCGATGCTCCGAAGGCGCTCGACGCAATCCTTTTTCACAAGCTGGAAGAGTTGAAGGCAGCGCGGGAGAAAGAGGATGCCCGCATCCTCACCTGGATCAACGGGCTGGACAGCGCGGCGATTGCCGGGCGGTTCACCTACACGACGATCAGCGATATGCGCACGATCAGCCAGCGGCTGGCGCCGGCGCTCGCTCATCTCTTCAACCACCAGACGCACCATCGCGGCCAGGCTCACGCTATTTTGACTGCGCTTGGAAAGGCAGCGCCATCCTTCGATCTCATCCAGTTTCAACGGACCGAAGAGGGGCGACCTTATTCATAA
- a CDS encoding molybdenum cofactor biosynthesis protein MoaE — translation MSTVKPLILIQSGDFDTAAEIARMTKDRRGIGAVVTFSGLCRDEAGMLAALEIEHYPGMAEVEIGRIAEEALGRWTLTGLTVVHRYGFIKPGENIVLVVAASAHRQAAFEAASFLMDYLKDAAPFWKKQHLVSGGESCWVEVKPKDKEALKRWQKIK, via the coding sequence ATGAGCACGGTCAAACCGCTCATCCTTATCCAGAGCGGGGATTTTGATACTGCTGCCGAAATTGCCCGCATGACCAAGGATCGCCGCGGCATTGGCGCGGTGGTGACATTCAGCGGTCTGTGCCGCGACGAAGCGGGCATGCTGGCGGCACTGGAAATCGAACATTATCCCGGCATGGCCGAGGTTGAAATCGGCCGCATTGCCGAAGAGGCTTTGGGCCGCTGGACCTTGACTGGTCTTACCGTCGTCCATCGTTATGGCTTCATCAAACCTGGCGAGAACATCGTCCTCGTTGTCGCCGCATCCGCGCATCGCCAGGCCGCCTTCGAGGCGGCGTCATTCCTGATGGATTACCTGAAAGACGCCGCACCCTTCTGGAAGAAACAGCACCTCGTCAGCGGCGGGGAAAGCTGCTGGGTTGAGGTAAAGCCGAAAGACAAGGAAGCACTCAAGCGCTGGCAGAAGATCAAATGA
- a CDS encoding MFS transporter, whose protein sequence is MHDAPEIGSTSWSELLSPRYSAATMTLCLGVALFAFNGFLVSTSLPTAVREIGGLELISWAFTLYLVLSIVGGASGALLKARLGARTALVGSALVFLAGTLIAAYASSMTEVLIGRALQGLGEGIIAATCYALIPELFPSRLVAKVFGAEAVVWAVAAFGGPLVSGLLTEHLSWRAAFLVNVPLALIFIALVFRIVPKFSGEVARLSVPFLRLAAIGCGIMLVALASIMHTLAMEVLFVVGAAVVLASVIAVDRRSRIPLFPSDAFALNSTVGIGLWIVLLMPVAQASTSVYLVMTLQDLWGYGPTKAGAFNATFAIAWSICAIFVANIQDPRRRAWLIRLGPTLLVTGLAIIVFGFSLDIPLVVMLGQIFIGTGFGVSWGFLSQTVMESARSGERDRASALLPTLQSAGYAIGAAVAGLAANAAGYPEATTPDALRDATITIFFVSTVIGVGALVAGYALPLRKQNLLAIEMQKQL, encoded by the coding sequence ATGCATGACGCGCCTGAAATCGGCAGTACCAGCTGGTCGGAACTCTTGAGTCCTCGCTATTCGGCGGCAACAATGACGCTTTGCCTTGGTGTGGCGCTGTTTGCCTTCAACGGCTTCCTCGTTTCTACCTCGCTGCCCACAGCGGTCCGGGAGATAGGCGGACTTGAACTCATTTCCTGGGCTTTTACGCTTTACCTCGTCCTCTCGATTGTCGGCGGTGCCAGCGGTGCGTTGTTGAAAGCCCGGCTCGGCGCGAGAACGGCGCTGGTCGGGTCAGCTCTGGTGTTCCTTGCCGGAACCCTCATCGCCGCGTATGCCTCGTCGATGACGGAAGTCCTGATCGGCCGCGCACTCCAGGGTCTGGGCGAGGGCATCATCGCCGCCACCTGTTATGCGCTTATTCCTGAGCTCTTTCCCTCGCGTCTCGTAGCCAAGGTATTCGGCGCGGAGGCCGTCGTCTGGGCGGTTGCCGCCTTTGGCGGGCCACTGGTTTCGGGATTGCTGACCGAGCACCTGTCATGGCGTGCAGCGTTCCTGGTCAACGTGCCGCTTGCACTGATCTTCATTGCCCTGGTGTTCCGCATTGTGCCGAAATTTTCCGGTGAGGTCGCGCGGCTTTCTGTTCCGTTCCTGCGGCTTGCCGCAATCGGTTGCGGCATCATGCTCGTGGCGCTCGCCAGCATCATGCACACGCTTGCGATGGAAGTCCTGTTCGTTGTCGGTGCGGCTGTGGTCCTTGCCTCGGTCATTGCTGTTGACCGGCGCAGCCGCATACCGCTCTTTCCATCCGATGCCTTCGCGCTGAATTCCACGGTCGGCATTGGCCTTTGGATCGTCCTGCTCATGCCGGTAGCGCAGGCCTCCACCTCGGTCTATCTGGTCATGACACTGCAGGATCTGTGGGGTTATGGTCCCACCAAGGCAGGGGCCTTCAACGCCACCTTTGCCATTGCATGGAGCATATGTGCGATCTTCGTCGCCAATATTCAGGATCCGCGCCGCCGCGCCTGGCTGATCCGTCTTGGACCGACCCTGCTTGTTACAGGTCTTGCCATCATCGTCTTTGGTTTCTCGCTCGATATTCCGCTGGTGGTGATGCTGGGACAAATCTTTATCGGCACCGGCTTCGGTGTCAGCTGGGGCTTCCTTAGCCAGACGGTGATGGAATCGGCGCGCAGTGGCGAGCGGGATCGCGCTTCGGCTCTCCTGCCGACACTGCAGTCGGCCGGTTATGCAATCGGCGCTGCCGTTGCCGGGCTTGCAGCCAACGCCGCCGGCTATCCGGAGGCTACGACTCCAGACGCCCTGCGGGACGCAACGATCACGATATTTTTCGTATCGACGGTCATCGGTGTTGGTGCACTGGTCGCAGGCTATGCCTTGCCGCTTCGCAAGCAAAATCTGCTGGCGATCGAAATGCAGAAGCAGCTATAG